Proteins found in one Candidatus Amarolinea dominans genomic segment:
- a CDS encoding sigma-70 family RNA polymerase sigma factor, translated as MATDQAMGIRTNQEWVQLLREQRADSYETLWRYLYKVTTNLCTRRLADLPPERQLAMAEECAQEALVQVWRKLDSYRGDGPFLGWVTRIAVNKLRDRLRHERPWQAKTEITENLQPTSSDPISDVLALLMQALQQLTPCERHVLTGRLLQERSSEEIATALGISRGNERIIYLRARQKVKTVLLANGYAPAARRAGPAVESAPSGDGPLLKK; from the coding sequence ATGGCTACAGACCAGGCAATGGGGATTCGTACGAACCAGGAATGGGTGCAATTACTGCGTGAGCAGCGCGCCGACAGCTATGAAACTCTCTGGCGTTACCTGTACAAGGTCACGACCAATCTGTGTACGCGCCGCCTGGCTGACCTGCCGCCCGAACGCCAACTCGCCATGGCTGAGGAGTGCGCACAAGAGGCCCTGGTACAAGTGTGGCGCAAGCTCGATTCCTACCGCGGCGATGGGCCGTTCCTGGGCTGGGTGACACGCATCGCCGTCAACAAGCTGCGCGACCGCCTGCGCCACGAACGCCCCTGGCAAGCCAAGACGGAGATCACCGAAAATCTGCAGCCCACCTCATCAGATCCAATATCCGACGTTCTCGCCCTTCTCATGCAAGCCCTGCAACAACTGACTCCCTGCGAGCGCCATGTGCTGACTGGACGCCTTCTGCAAGAACGCAGCAGCGAAGAAATCGCCACCGCGCTCGGCATCTCACGCGGCAACGAACGCATCATCTACCTCCGTGCCCGCCAAAAGGTCAAAACAGTGTTACTTGCCAACGGTTATGCACCAGCCGCCAGGCGCGCCGGACCCGCTGTCGAATCCGCGCCCTCAGGCGACGGACCGCTTCTCAAGAAATAG
- the frr gene encoding ribosome recycling factor: protein MVKDVLHDTAERMHKTIDALREDLKKVRTGRASPALVENLSVEYYGMPTPLQQLATINAPEPRLLAIKPFNRGDMGIIERAILKSDLGLNPSNDGQIMRLIIPMPTEERRRELVRQVDKRVEEARVSVRNIRRDAIEDLREFEKEKLISEDDLRHGRDEIQRLTDRQIEQIDTIGRDKETEVMEV, encoded by the coding sequence ATGGTCAAAGACGTGCTTCATGACACGGCCGAACGGATGCATAAGACCATAGATGCACTCCGTGAGGATTTGAAAAAAGTGCGCACCGGCCGAGCTTCGCCGGCCTTGGTTGAGAATCTGTCTGTCGAATACTACGGTATGCCGACGCCGCTGCAACAACTGGCGACTATCAACGCCCCTGAGCCGCGCCTGCTTGCGATCAAGCCCTTCAACCGCGGCGATATGGGCATCATCGAGCGCGCGATTCTGAAGTCCGACCTGGGTTTGAATCCCTCGAACGATGGTCAGATCATGCGTTTGATCATCCCCATGCCCACGGAAGAACGCCGGCGCGAGCTTGTCAGGCAGGTGGACAAGCGCGTGGAGGAAGCGCGCGTGTCTGTCCGCAACATCCGGCGCGATGCCATCGAGGATTTGCGCGAGTTCGAAAAGGAAAAGCTGATCTCAGAAGACGATCTGCGCCATGGGCGTGACGAGATCCAACGCCTGACCGACCGCCAAATTGAACAGATAGATACTATCGGCCGCGACAAAGAGACCGAAGTCATGGAAGTGTAA
- the pyrH gene encoding UMP kinase, with the protein MAGDKDFGFNPTALNFIADEVLKLHSAGIQVGIVIGGGNIFRGNLGAQWGIEHAEADNIGMMATVINSLMLRGVLTSRGNAEVRVMTAIPIDTVAEPFIRLRAIHHMDKGYICIFAGGTGQPFMTTDYPAVQRAIEVRAQALLSAKSGTDGIYTADPNQDPAARRYSQISYDSVVRQNLRAMDQPAVLLARDNRLRLHVFSFDHPDVMYRLCQGEDVGTLIANVDQDQLA; encoded by the coding sequence ATGGCCGGCGACAAGGACTTTGGTTTCAACCCGACTGCGCTCAACTTCATCGCCGATGAGGTGCTCAAACTGCACAGTGCTGGTATTCAAGTCGGCATTGTGATTGGCGGCGGCAACATCTTTCGCGGCAACCTGGGGGCGCAGTGGGGCATCGAACATGCCGAGGCCGACAACATCGGCATGATGGCTACGGTCATCAACAGCCTGATGCTGCGCGGGGTGCTTACCAGCCGTGGCAACGCCGAGGTGCGGGTCATGACCGCCATTCCGATTGACACCGTGGCCGAGCCATTCATCCGTCTGCGCGCCATTCACCACATGGACAAGGGCTATATCTGTATCTTCGCCGGTGGCACCGGCCAACCCTTCATGACCACCGATTATCCGGCCGTGCAGCGGGCCATCGAGGTGCGCGCGCAGGCGCTGCTGTCGGCCAAGTCAGGCACCGACGGCATCTACACGGCCGATCCCAACCAGGACCCCGCGGCCCGTCGCTATTCGCAGATCAGCTATGACAGCGTGGTGCGCCAAAATCTGCGCGCCATGGATCAGCCCGCGGTGCTGCTGGCCCGCGATAACCGCCTGCGCCTGCACGTCTTCAGCTTCGACCATCCCGACGTCATGTACCGCCTGTGCCAGGGTGAAGATGTCGGCACGCTCATCGCCAACGTGGATCAGGATCAACTGGCCTGA
- the msrP gene encoding protein-methionine-sulfoxide reductase catalytic subunit MsrP codes for MQEIPTIPSSEITPEPIYLSRRKFMLGIGSLALSSALLAACGGAAPATPSAEVATPAGTPEPTPDLRQELTTFENITNYNNFYEFSTDKQAVAGLAGNFRTNPWTLQVGGLVNKPMTFGIEDLLRQFTQEERIYRLRCVEAWSMVIPWQGFSLRKLLEAVEPTAAAQYVRFETLLDPTQMPGQKAGWYTWPYAEGLRLDEAMHDLTILATGLYGKTLLPQNGAPLRVVVPWKYGFKSIKSIVKIDLVAEQPTSLWMAAGPNEYGFYANVNPSVNHPRWSQASERRIGELSRRKTLPFNGYAEQVASLYAGMDLRRFY; via the coding sequence ATGCAAGAGATACCGACCATTCCATCGTCCGAAATTACCCCGGAACCGATCTATCTGTCACGGCGTAAGTTCATGTTGGGTATTGGCAGTCTGGCGCTTAGTTCGGCGCTGCTGGCGGCCTGCGGCGGTGCGGCGCCGGCCACGCCCAGCGCTGAGGTTGCCACGCCGGCCGGCACCCCAGAGCCAACGCCTGATCTGCGCCAGGAGCTGACAACCTTCGAGAACATCACCAATTACAACAACTTCTACGAGTTTTCCACGGACAAACAGGCCGTGGCGGGTCTGGCAGGCAATTTTCGCACCAACCCGTGGACGCTGCAGGTGGGTGGTCTCGTCAACAAACCGATGACCTTCGGTATCGAAGACCTACTGCGCCAATTCACCCAGGAAGAGCGCATCTACCGCCTGCGCTGCGTCGAGGCCTGGTCCATGGTCATCCCCTGGCAGGGCTTCAGCCTGCGCAAGCTGCTGGAGGCCGTAGAACCGACGGCCGCGGCGCAGTATGTGCGCTTCGAGACGCTGCTCGACCCCACACAGATGCCCGGTCAGAAAGCCGGCTGGTACACCTGGCCCTACGCGGAAGGTCTGCGCCTCGACGAAGCGATGCACGACTTGACCATCCTGGCGACCGGCCTCTACGGCAAGACACTGTTGCCGCAAAACGGCGCGCCGCTGCGCGTGGTGGTGCCGTGGAAGTATGGCTTCAAGAGCATCAAGTCTATCGTCAAGATTGACCTGGTGGCGGAGCAGCCGACTTCATTGTGGATGGCGGCCGGGCCGAACGAGTATGGATTCTACGCCAACGTGAATCCCAGCGTCAACCACCCACGCTGGTCGCAGGCCAGCGAGCGCCGCATCGGTGAACTGTCACGGCGTAAGACGCTGCCGTTCAACGGTTATGCTGAACAGGTAGCGTCGCTCTACGCCGGTATGGACCTGCGCCGCTTTTATTGA
- the tsf gene encoding translation elongation factor Ts, with product MSISADLIKKLRDLTGAGVLDCRKALDATQGDIDKAVAMLREKGLAAAAKKADREASNGIIGNYVHMGAKMAALVEVNCETDFVARTEQFQALARDLAMQVVAARPLYVRREDVPADVVAHEKEKYLSQLDDANKPANVLERIIEGKLAKFYEETCLLEQSFIKDDSVTIQSLLTDMVARLGENIVVRRFARLELGN from the coding sequence GTGAGTATCAGTGCTGATCTGATTAAGAAACTGCGCGACTTGACCGGCGCCGGCGTGCTTGATTGCCGCAAAGCGCTGGATGCCACGCAGGGTGATATTGACAAAGCGGTCGCGATGTTGCGCGAGAAGGGGTTGGCCGCGGCTGCAAAGAAGGCCGATCGTGAGGCAAGCAATGGCATCATCGGCAACTATGTGCATATGGGCGCCAAGATGGCGGCCCTGGTCGAGGTGAATTGCGAGACCGATTTTGTGGCCCGCACCGAGCAGTTCCAGGCGCTGGCCCGTGATTTGGCCATGCAAGTGGTGGCCGCTCGACCGCTCTATGTGCGTCGCGAAGATGTGCCGGCCGACGTAGTCGCCCATGAAAAAGAGAAGTACCTGAGCCAACTGGACGATGCAAATAAACCGGCCAATGTGCTCGAGCGCATCATCGAGGGCAAGCTGGCTAAGTTTTATGAAGAAACCTGCCTGCTTGAACAGTCCTTCATCAAGGATGACAGCGTGACGATCCAAAGCCTGCTGACCGACATGGTGGCGCGGCTGGGCGAGAATATCGTCGTCCGTCGCTTCGCTCGCCTCGAACTGGGCAATTAG
- a CDS encoding ThiF family adenylyltransferase codes for MPETGNQSLARYLRQTIFSGLGEAGQRRLLAARVAIIGCGATGTVIANHLARAGVGYLRIVDRDYIELNNLQRQLLFDEEDMRQGLPKAAAAAIKLRRINSEIEIEAVVTDVNPGNVVQLVQDVHLVMDGTDNFETRYLLNDVCVKLGKPWIYTGVIGSYGVSQTIVPGQSACLRCVLGQMPAPGTTPTCDTAGVLGPAVAVVASISAGEALKRLGQFGEPNRGMLHYDLWDNSLDVFDPGGPQADCPACGQHDYEFLNAERGTHSITLCGRNAVQISVNRGADDATVLNLARLAQVLQPLGAVRANAYLLKADIDGYNLTIFPDGRAIIAGTSDPDVARTLYAKYVGN; via the coding sequence ATGCCGGAAACAGGAAACCAATCGCTGGCGCGCTATTTGCGCCAGACCATTTTCAGCGGGCTGGGTGAGGCGGGTCAACGCCGGCTGTTGGCTGCGCGGGTGGCCATCATCGGCTGCGGCGCGACCGGCACGGTGATTGCCAATCACTTGGCGCGGGCGGGCGTTGGCTATTTGCGCATCGTGGATCGCGACTACATCGAGTTGAACAACCTGCAGCGCCAACTGCTGTTCGACGAAGAGGACATGCGGCAGGGATTGCCCAAGGCCGCGGCCGCGGCCATCAAATTGCGCCGTATCAACAGCGAAATCGAGATCGAAGCCGTGGTGACCGATGTCAACCCCGGCAATGTGGTGCAGCTCGTGCAAGACGTACACCTGGTGATGGATGGCACCGACAACTTCGAGACGCGCTATCTGTTGAATGACGTGTGCGTCAAGCTGGGCAAGCCGTGGATTTACACCGGCGTCATTGGCTCCTACGGCGTGTCGCAAACGATTGTGCCGGGGCAAAGCGCCTGCCTGCGCTGCGTGCTGGGGCAGATGCCGGCGCCGGGCACCACGCCCACCTGCGACACGGCCGGCGTGCTGGGGCCGGCCGTCGCCGTAGTGGCGTCCATCTCGGCCGGCGAGGCGCTCAAGCGTCTGGGGCAGTTTGGCGAGCCGAACCGGGGCATGCTGCACTACGACTTGTGGGATAATTCGTTGGATGTGTTCGACCCGGGCGGCCCGCAAGCAGACTGTCCGGCCTGCGGGCAGCATGACTATGAATTTCTGAACGCCGAGCGCGGCACCCACAGCATCACCCTGTGCGGCCGCAACGCGGTGCAGATCAGCGTCAACCGCGGGGCCGACGACGCGACCGTGCTCAACCTGGCGCGGTTGGCACAGGTCCTGCAGCCGCTGGGCGCGGTGCGCGCCAACGCCTATCTGCTCAAGGCCGATATTGATGGCTACAATCTGACCATCTTCCCCGACGGTCGCGCCATCATCGCCGGCACTAGCGATCCCGACGTCGCACGCACCTTGTATGCGAAGTATGTGGGGAACTAA
- the uppS gene encoding di-trans,poly-cis-decaprenylcistransferase, whose protein sequence is MTSGTSFRRVPYHVGIVMDGNGRWAQARGMPRLLGHRGGVNNIRPVLEASVGFGIKALTIYAFSTENWARPPAEVSGLMKLLSETIRRQLADLHANGVQIRHSGRMAGIEPGLQQQIRDALELTKNNQRIILNVAFNYGGRAEIVDAVRQIIQDGLKPDDVSEDVFARYLYTGGLPDPDLIIRTGGEYRLSNFLIWQAAYAEYYATPTFWPDFDKEELRRALQDFEDRDRRFGKVKTPS, encoded by the coding sequence ATGACTAGTGGCACTTCCTTCAGGCGTGTACCCTACCATGTGGGCATCGTCATGGATGGCAATGGACGCTGGGCGCAGGCGCGGGGCATGCCACGCTTGCTCGGTCATCGCGGCGGGGTGAACAACATCCGGCCCGTGCTCGAAGCCTCGGTGGGGTTCGGCATCAAGGCGCTGACCATCTACGCTTTTTCCACAGAGAATTGGGCGCGACCGCCCGCCGAGGTCAGTGGCCTGATGAAGTTGCTGAGTGAAACCATCCGCCGCCAGTTAGCGGATCTGCACGCCAACGGTGTGCAGATCCGCCACAGCGGCCGCATGGCCGGGATCGAGCCGGGTTTGCAGCAGCAGATTCGTGACGCGCTCGAACTAACCAAAAACAATCAGCGCATCATTCTCAACGTGGCCTTCAACTACGGTGGCCGGGCCGAAATTGTCGACGCGGTGCGGCAAATCATACAGGACGGACTGAAGCCCGATGATGTGTCGGAGGACGTTTTTGCCCGTTACCTGTACACGGGGGGGCTGCCTGACCCGGACCTCATCATCCGCACCGGGGGCGAGTACCGGCTGAGTAATTTCTTGATCTGGCAGGCCGCATATGCCGAATACTACGCGACGCCTACCTTCTGGCCCGATTTCGACAAAGAGGAGCTGCGACGCGCGTTGCAGGACTTCGAAGACCGCGATCGGCGTTTTGGCAAGGTCAAGACACCATCATGA
- the rpsB gene encoding 30S ribosomal protein S2, whose translation MAVISMKALLEAGVHFGHRTRRWNPKMKPYIFTERNGIHIIDLQQTLHRLEEAYALVRDTVKDGGTILFAGTKKQAQETIRQEADRAGMPFVNQRWLGGTLTNYRTIRQRIDYMSGINQRKARGELDRLPKKEVLDIEREMTKLERRIGGLKPMVRPPNILFVSDTHHEELAIKEARTLGIPIIAMVDTNSDPDPIDYPIPSNDDAIRAIKLIAGKMADAVIEGRRLREVIAAEEGTEEVNQADMLDQYGSQDTIDRLKSGLDVAQTDAEGAADLGNVDEDDFAADSPLDNSAE comes from the coding sequence GTGGCAGTCATTTCGATGAAGGCGCTACTCGAGGCAGGAGTCCATTTTGGGCACCGTACGCGGCGCTGGAACCCTAAGATGAAGCCGTACATTTTTACCGAACGTAACGGCATTCATATCATTGACCTACAGCAGACGCTGCACCGCCTTGAAGAAGCCTACGCGCTTGTTCGCGACACCGTCAAAGACGGTGGCACCATCCTCTTCGCCGGCACCAAAAAGCAAGCCCAGGAGACTATCCGCCAGGAAGCTGACCGTGCCGGTATGCCGTTTGTCAACCAGCGCTGGCTGGGCGGCACCCTGACCAACTATCGCACCATTCGTCAACGCATTGATTATATGAGCGGCATCAATCAGCGCAAGGCGCGCGGCGAGTTGGACCGTTTGCCCAAGAAAGAAGTGCTGGACATCGAGCGCGAGATGACCAAGTTGGAGCGGCGCATCGGCGGCCTCAAGCCGATGGTGCGGCCCCCCAATATCCTCTTCGTATCTGATACACACCACGAGGAGTTGGCCATCAAGGAAGCGCGCACGCTCGGTATTCCCATCATCGCCATGGTGGATACCAACTCGGACCCTGACCCCATTGACTATCCGATCCCATCCAACGACGACGCCATTCGCGCGATCAAGCTGATTGCCGGCAAGATGGCCGACGCGGTGATCGAAGGCCGGCGTCTGCGCGAGGTGATTGCGGCGGAGGAAGGCACCGAGGAAGTAAACCAGGCCGACATGCTCGATCAATACGGCAGTCAGGACACCATTGACCGCCTCAAGAGCGGCCTTGACGTGGCACAAACCGACGCTGAAGGCGCCGCTGACCTGGGCAATGTGGATGAAGACGATTTTGCCGCTGACTCGCCCCTGGATAACAGCGCGGAGTAG
- the rho gene encoding transcription termination factor Rho, translated as METPTVNFADLENSTLEQLQTMARDLGLTGYSRLKKHDLIMALLRAHAEQQGYIFGGGVLEIVQDGIGFLRADHLLPGPEDVYVSQSQIRRFGLRTGDLVIGQVRPPKDTEKYFGLLKVEAVNALDPEVAKQRPVFERLTPIFPDKQMLLETEPNLLATRLIDMASPIGRGQRGLIVSPPKAGKTTILKRIANGISLNHPDVHLMVVLIGERPEEVTDMDRSVQAEVISSTFDEPVTNHVRVAEMALERAKRLVEGKRDVAILLDSITRLTRAYNLTVPPSGRTLSGGIDPAALYPPKHFFGAARTIEEGGSLTIMATCLVDTGSRMDDVIYEEFKGTGNMELVLSRRLAERRIFPAFDMERSGTRREELLLDPETLARVWTMRRMLDAIGGGPDAILPLLERMARTRSNKEFLATLHKESL; from the coding sequence ATGGAGACTCCAACCGTGAACTTTGCTGATCTTGAAAACTCAACCCTCGAACAACTCCAAACCATGGCGCGCGACCTGGGGTTGACCGGCTATTCGCGCCTGAAAAAGCATGACCTCATCATGGCCCTGTTACGCGCCCATGCCGAGCAGCAGGGCTACATTTTTGGTGGCGGAGTGCTTGAGATCGTCCAGGATGGCATCGGCTTCTTGCGTGCTGACCACCTGTTGCCAGGCCCGGAGGACGTCTATGTCTCGCAGTCTCAAATCCGCCGTTTTGGCCTGCGCACCGGGGACCTGGTCATCGGCCAGGTGCGACCGCCCAAAGATACAGAGAAATACTTTGGCCTACTCAAGGTAGAAGCGGTCAACGCTCTTGATCCGGAAGTGGCCAAGCAGCGCCCCGTCTTCGAGCGTTTGACGCCTATCTTCCCGGATAAGCAGATGTTGCTGGAAACTGAGCCGAATCTGCTGGCCACCCGCCTGATTGACATGGCGTCACCCATCGGCCGTGGTCAGCGAGGCCTGATTGTGTCGCCGCCGAAAGCCGGCAAGACCACAATTCTCAAGCGGATTGCCAATGGCATCTCCCTGAATCACCCTGATGTCCATTTGATGGTGGTGCTGATTGGCGAACGCCCAGAGGAAGTGACTGATATGGATCGTTCGGTCCAGGCGGAGGTCATCAGTTCAACCTTCGATGAACCGGTCACCAACCATGTGCGCGTCGCGGAGATGGCGCTGGAGCGCGCGAAGCGCTTGGTGGAAGGCAAACGCGATGTCGCCATTCTCCTTGACTCCATTACCCGTTTGACACGCGCCTACAACTTGACCGTTCCGCCCAGTGGTCGTACGCTGTCTGGTGGTATTGACCCCGCGGCGCTCTATCCGCCCAAGCACTTCTTTGGCGCGGCCCGTACGATTGAAGAAGGCGGCAGCCTGACCATCATGGCTACCTGCCTGGTTGACACCGGTTCCCGCATGGATGATGTGATCTACGAGGAGTTCAAGGGCACCGGCAACATGGAACTGGTCCTCAGTCGTCGCCTGGCCGAACGCCGCATCTTCCCGGCCTTCGATATGGAACGCTCCGGTACGCGGCGCGAAGAACTCCTGTTGGATCCAGAGACCCTGGCACGCGTCTGGACCATGAGGCGCATGCTCGACGCCATCGGGGGTGGCCCAGATGCTATTTTGCCCTTGCTGGAACGCATGGCACGCACGCGCTCGAACAAAGAATTTCTGGCGACCCTGCACAAAGAGTCTCTCTAA
- a CDS encoding sulfoxide reductase heme-binding subunit YedZ, with amino-acid sequence MTRWLRWGAHSAALAPLAVILFLAWQGRLTANPIQDITLRTGQTALVLLVLSLSITPLYTAFTIKELLPLRRRLGLYAFLYAALHFLIFIGLDYGFDPELLKEAIFEKRYALVGFAAFLVMLPLALTSTKGWMRRLGKRWKALHRWVYVAALLVIVHYVWLVKSDIRVPLLYGAIVGILLALRIPAVTQRVRQFRQARRGGRASDAATAAGRRVAPKSQPPGRESTAD; translated from the coding sequence ATGACACGTTGGTTGAGATGGGGCGCCCACAGCGCGGCGCTGGCGCCGCTGGCGGTTATTCTGTTCCTGGCCTGGCAGGGCCGGCTGACAGCCAATCCAATTCAGGACATCACCCTGCGCACCGGGCAAACGGCGCTGGTGCTGCTGGTTCTTTCCCTGTCCATCACCCCGCTGTACACCGCCTTCACGATCAAGGAACTGCTGCCGCTGCGGCGACGACTGGGGTTGTATGCCTTCCTGTACGCGGCGCTGCACTTCTTGATCTTCATCGGCCTAGATTACGGCTTCGATCCGGAATTGCTGAAGGAAGCTATCTTCGAAAAACGCTACGCCCTGGTGGGATTTGCGGCCTTCCTGGTAATGCTGCCGCTGGCCCTCACCTCCACCAAAGGCTGGATGCGGCGGCTGGGCAAACGCTGGAAGGCGCTGCACCGCTGGGTTTACGTCGCCGCGCTGCTGGTCATCGTACACTACGTCTGGCTGGTCAAATCGGATATCCGAGTGCCGCTGCTGTACGGAGCGATCGTTGGCATCCTGCTGGCGCTGCGTATCCCAGCGGTGACCCAGCGTGTGCGCCAGTTCCGCCAGGCCAGGCGTGGAGGGCGTGCATCGGACGCAGCCACGGCCGCAGGCCGGCGCGTGGCGCCCAAGTCACAGCCGCCCGGCCGTGAATCAACGGCCGATTGA
- a CDS encoding phosphatidate cytidylyltransferase, with translation MLRERFISALVLAPLVLGLAYLGGLWFLGLMLLVGFLAGWEYFSLLVQGGSAPLRWPGLIGILAVIGEAYWAQAWSLRLLLTALIVLSLVIALFRSGQTPVTDWAWSLAGVIYFGLLLNHFVALRNLPAGLQWLLLGLLLTWITDTGAYFSGRGLGKHKLWPRHSPKKTWEGAIGGWLVGTAAGALLGPWLVGQSPWAGAALGGLVCLVAPFGDLAESMVKRQMGAKDSGHLIPGHGGMWDRIDSLLFVIPVVYYWAFLIGAR, from the coding sequence ATGCTACGCGAGCGCTTCATCAGTGCCCTTGTGCTGGCGCCCCTGGTGCTGGGTCTTGCTTACCTGGGAGGCCTTTGGTTCCTGGGCTTGATGCTGCTGGTTGGCTTTCTGGCTGGCTGGGAGTATTTTTCATTACTCGTTCAGGGCGGCAGCGCACCGCTGCGTTGGCCGGGGTTGATCGGCATCCTGGCGGTCATTGGCGAGGCGTATTGGGCACAAGCTTGGTCTCTGCGTCTGTTGCTGACTGCCCTGATCGTGCTGTCACTGGTGATTGCCCTGTTTCGTAGCGGCCAGACGCCGGTCACCGATTGGGCGTGGTCACTGGCCGGCGTGATCTACTTTGGTCTGTTGCTCAATCACTTCGTTGCCCTGCGCAATCTGCCGGCCGGCTTGCAGTGGCTGTTGTTGGGGCTACTGTTGACCTGGATCACCGATACCGGCGCCTATTTCAGCGGTCGCGGCCTGGGCAAGCACAAACTCTGGCCGCGCCACAGCCCTAAAAAGACCTGGGAGGGCGCAATCGGGGGCTGGCTGGTGGGAACGGCGGCGGGCGCGCTGCTTGGGCCGTGGTTGGTGGGTCAATCGCCCTGGGCCGGTGCAGCATTGGGCGGCCTTGTCTGCCTGGTCGCACCCTTTGGCGACCTGGCGGAGTCTATGGTCAAACGACAGATGGGCGCGAAAGATTCAGGCCACCTGATCCCCGGCCACGGTGGTATGTGGGATCGCATTGACAGCCTGTTGTTTGTGATCCCCGTGGTTTATTACTGGGCCTTCCTGATCGGCGCCCGGTAG
- a CDS encoding M23 family metallopeptidase: MPKQLHSATADDVPDSHDDSIVPEQIIALWRGFRSQFNHPRNSASVIRLASHLALLLVAVLVLALSQVRLPQWDLPASTPASTSTQTASADSDMDARGGNNFFGRDTLIRNAVPFTQIPDRPRLDIITYTVQLGDTVYDLSQRFHVSPETLMWANGNLEDNPDLLRLGQKLVVLPVSGVYHKAVKGDTVTSIAKKYKVPASTIVSYAWNKLTDINQPLAVGQMLIVPSGEKPFVARALGFATAPNSARKGTGALMWPASARITQRFWSRHPGIDLAAPLGSPIKAADAGYVVAAGWSPYGYGYHVVIDHGNQMQTLYAHLSKFSVKVGDSVTRGQVIGNVGSTGNSTGPHLHFEVRVRGAQRNPLSMLP; the protein is encoded by the coding sequence ATGCCAAAGCAATTGCATAGCGCTACTGCCGACGATGTGCCGGACTCGCATGACGACAGCATTGTCCCTGAACAGATCATCGCCCTCTGGCGCGGATTCAGGTCACAATTCAACCACCCCCGCAACTCAGCGTCCGTTATCCGTCTCGCGTCACACCTGGCTCTGCTGTTGGTTGCGGTGCTCGTTCTGGCCTTGAGCCAGGTTCGATTACCGCAATGGGATTTACCTGCCAGCACACCAGCTTCGACCAGTACACAGACTGCCAGTGCAGACAGCGACATGGATGCACGTGGTGGTAACAACTTCTTCGGACGCGACACGCTGATCCGTAATGCCGTCCCTTTTACGCAGATTCCTGATCGCCCGCGCTTGGACATCATCACCTACACTGTCCAGCTTGGCGATACCGTCTACGACCTGTCACAGCGTTTCCATGTCTCACCAGAAACCCTGATGTGGGCCAATGGAAATCTGGAGGACAACCCTGACCTTCTGCGCCTGGGACAGAAACTAGTGGTGCTGCCGGTCAGTGGCGTGTATCACAAAGCCGTCAAGGGTGACACGGTCACCAGCATTGCCAAGAAGTACAAGGTGCCAGCGAGCACCATTGTGAGTTACGCCTGGAACAAACTCACCGACATCAATCAGCCGTTGGCCGTGGGTCAGATGCTGATCGTGCCCAGTGGCGAGAAGCCCTTCGTTGCAAGGGCGCTTGGTTTTGCAACGGCGCCAAACAGCGCGCGCAAGGGTACCGGCGCCCTGATGTGGCCGGCGTCTGCACGCATAACCCAACGCTTCTGGAGTCGTCATCCCGGTATTGACCTGGCGGCGCCGCTCGGTTCGCCGATCAAGGCAGCCGATGCCGGCTATGTGGTGGCTGCCGGTTGGAGCCCCTACGGCTACGGATACCATGTGGTCATTGATCACGGCAATCAGATGCAGACCCTGTATGCCCATTTGAGTAAGTTCAGCGTCAAGGTTGGCGACTCGGTCACGCGGGGCCAGGTGATCGGCAATGTGGGTAGCACCGGCAATTCTACCGGCCCGCACCTCCACTTCGAAGTACGTGTGCGCGGCGCTCAGCGCAACCCGCTGAGCATGCTGCCCTAA